The following DNA comes from Anopheles arabiensis isolate DONGOLA chromosome 3, AaraD3, whole genome shotgun sequence.
GCTTCGTATTGGTCACCTCCGCTGCCTCTAGCTTGCGTATCACGACACACTCGCCATCCTCCTTTAGGAACGTTCGCTCGATGTCAGCCTCCGTCGGTTCGCCGTACCGGTACGTGATCGGAAGTATCTCCACCAAATGCTTCACCTTCCACAGGCGGGCATTATTTTCCGGGATGTTCTTTACCACGGCGACCGCATTTTTCTACAAACACAAGGTTAACGAGAATAAGGCGTCTGTTTCGGGGTTAGCATCGGTTAGTTGTGTTACCTCATACAGTCCCAAGCCGCGCAGTATCCGCTTTTCCCAGTACGGCAGCCCTTTGATTGGTTTCATACGACGAACGCTGAACAGTTTCGAAGGTTCTCCATCCAGCGCAGGTAGTTCACGGTTGTTGTCCCTAAAAGCAAAGCCCAGTCGTATGATATGATGATCGACTCGTTTGCCTCGCTTCGGGTATGCTACAGTGATGTAAACACCACACGTGCTCCTGGTACACGAAACCTTACCGTGGGTAGTAATAAATCTGGTCCTTCAGGATGCCATCTTTGTAGAGGAACTTTTTGTTCGGTTTGCCGTAGTGTCGGACTGAAACCAGGGCTTTCAGCTGCTGTCCCAGCAGGGTGGAGGACGATTGGAACACTTTCAGCATCTTGCGGTAAAGCCACCCGGCAGCAGCTTGATAATAGTTTACTTTACATAACAACACTGTGCGCTGCCGCTTGCTGCGATTCGAGCGTGTGTCTTTTGTGTCACTTCGGGGAAAGACAGTTTGACAGCTTCGAATGCTTCGAAACGAACGGGCCGGAGGAAAGGTAAATAACACATATTGGAAATAAGGAATGGTTTGTTGAATGCGGGAAAGAATTTCACTATTTCCTGAATGGATTCTTTAATGCAGCGTAATAAATGTATGATTTTAGACAAGCAAATGATGCATATTTGATTAGAACACCTTACGGCAGGGGTCAGCAAAGACTGGCGGCGATGCGCAAGAACCGTCGAGATTGTAAAAAGCTCAAAAATGCAAAGAATTTCTGCGTGATCCAAAAGGGAAACGAATCTTAGTCGGCTAAGAATGAGCTAAAAATACAGTCTATGATGATTAAaactcgatcccttggtacagtcgtcaactagaacgacttaacaacatgcccgtcctgAGTTCAAGCCTGAATTGGACCGTCCCATCGTAgaaaggattgactatccagcTGTGTCGTAATGAAATAAGTCACGAAATCCTGAAtagaccggcatgtccgcgtaggacgttatgcGAGATAGAAAAAGAACGATTAAAACTAACTGACTGTGAATTGTGAAAATTAATCTACTTACGTGCTTTCTCATTTTAACTAGAACTGCTAGGGACTTTAGTCTTgccaaataataattatttctgAAAAGTCCTCTTTGTTTCGGCAGTCAAAATACCTTGTATCGGTGGATGATTCAAAcggaataaaatattattcactTAAGAAATTGGGACTCAATTTAAAGAACCAAACAGAATATACATCgacgaagaagaaacaacTGTCGCTAAATTAGCTTTTGATACTAACATGACAAGTTTTTCTAGTCctacattttacattttattttctttcggaaaactttttgattaatttccaGGTCCaggaatttaaaagaaaaataaaaatgtttctaAATAAATCATTGAAACATTTGGCCAGTAATAAGAGATGCAATTGCTTCAGAACCGCGCTCATTTCTCTTGAAAGTTATTCACCCCTGAAGCTAATGACTCCACCATGCCGGTGTATCAAGCCGGTTGTCAAATATCacgaaataaacaaaccacaaCCCAATGCCGGCTCACGAAGAAAATGATTTCACGGAATTGAGTGGTCATTGAAAGATCTGAGAGGATTCAGTGATATCCTGTCGTGAAACTATGTCTATTGAACGTAATAATCATTATCTAACCACAGACCATCATTTGCAGTGATAGTTTTTCAGGATAGATCACCGGGCTAAACTCTACTAGATActttttgattaattaattgtTACCCCTTTCGGGGTTTGCAAAAATTGCCATAGCGGACGGTATTTCACGTCCCCAAGGCGGGGTATTGGTATTAGTTTTCAACTAGCAATAATCGCACCTCGGTTGTACCTCATTGGTTACGATATCGCCACTGCGCAAAGCTAATCCAACACTGCCCTTCCCGACCGTCCTCATCTAACGCTGACGTGCTGCTCTAGCGATACATAACACACCACACTTCTAACGCAGCTTGCCCTGATCTGCACGCACACCCATGCAATCGCATCTCCAACCGCTGCACGCGGTACCGTTCGGGCCGAAGGGATGACTTGTGCCGCTCGCCAAGGCGCGTCCGGTAGAAACCTGTTTGTTGTACCCCTGCTGTTCGCCCAAATTCTGCATTTGCAAACCAAGGGGTGGATGCATTTTCCTTGCACTTTTGCACCCTTGCATGATGGGCGATTTACCCTTTTTCTATGGTCCTGCTTCAAGGTTGAATAAATCTGCATGTCCTTGAGCATTagggaaaatgggaaacgaTTATTTTGCAGCGGTCAGTCAATTTGCTATTTTAAGGGATTAAAAATGCAACACCAAGCGGTTTGTTTTAAACTGCATACTTTTGAGGctgtaaaatattgtttacaaTATTATATTAAATTATCAGAAAAAACGGCTAAACATGTGCCGTAATAATGGAATATATTATGCAAAAAAgtttaattattaatataaattttttttagataattATTTACAAATAGTACTAATTGTTATCATGTGTACGCTGTACAAAGATAATATTAGAAATGATAGAACAAATCGAAGTTGAAAACAAGGATGCTGATCGTACAGGCGTCGCTGCTGGATGGTTTGCAAGAACATTTGTACGGTTCTTTCTTTAAGTCAGGTAAAAATGCAAACGGAACCCCTATTTTTCCAAGGATATTCGGTGCTTTCGTTTTATTGTACCGACCGAACCGTCGTCCAGGTAAGAAGCAAATGTAAAGGTGAATATACAaaaaagcccttaaaatgaTTCAACGCATCCGTTCCCCGCTTATTTGATGCGTACAACGTCCAGCAACCGTTGAGACAAGGCCGCCGAATCCATCACCATACCGACCGAACCGCTGGACCGTGCGGAAGAAACACACCTTTGCTGATGCTGCAGCACCGAACCGGGCCGGGTGTTGCTGGCCGAAACCGTCACCACCGTTCCCGAACTGCCGCCACCACCCGGCCCAATCGTGTGCTTGACCATGTCGCGCAGTGCGGCCGTCGTTTTGGCCCGATTCTTCAGCTGATCGAAGATGCGCTTTTTGCTGTCTTTGAACTTCTGGAACCGACTCTCCCGTACCAGGATACGTTCCTTCAGCAGCGACAGCTTGTACCGCTCCTGCTCGAGCGTTTGCTTCAGATTGTGGGCATGCATCTTCCGCTCGAGCTGATTGTCAATCTTCAGCCGGCGCCGGTACACGTCCATCACTCGGCGCCGCAATCCTTCCGCACGGTTGGCACGCTCCTCCAGCGTTTCCACCAGCGACTGCCGCCAAATGTCCCTATCGAGCACCTTCTCCTCCTGATTAACCGTAGCGTCCTCGAGGCGCTTCAGCT
Coding sequences within:
- the LOC120899803 gene encoding 39S ribosomal protein L30, mitochondrial — encoded protein: MLKVFQSSSTLLGQQLKALVSVRHYGKPNKKFLYKDGILKDQIYYYPRDNNRELPALDGEPSKLFSVRRMKPIKGLPYWEKRILRGLGLYEKNAVAVVKNIPENNARLWKVKHLVEILPITYRYGEPTEADIERTFLKEDGECVVIRKLEAAEVTNTKLSAAEQLRHAKDRIDGETLRKDSRLKWLNAW